In Sphingobacteriaceae bacterium, the following proteins share a genomic window:
- a CDS encoding DNA topoisomerase IV (decatenates newly replicated chromosomal DNA and relaxes positive and negative DNA supercoiling): MSDIFEGADNENHHEVDNITHVSGMFKNWFIDYASYVILERAVPAMEDGLKPVQRRILHSMWELEDGRYNKVANLIGNTMKYHPHGDASIGDALVAIGQKDLLIDMQGNWGNILTGDSAAAPRYIEARLSKFGQEVIFNPKTTNWGMSYDGRNKEPITLPVKFPLVLAHGVEGIAVGLATKILPHNFNELIDASIQILRGKKAVIFPDFITGGIADFSDYKDGLRGGKVKIRARIKELNAKTLIISEIPFGTTTGTLIDSILAANEKGKIKIKKVEDNTSENVEILIHLQPGISPDKTIDALYAFTNCEMGISPNACIIEHEKPRFVGVSEILKISTHQTLELLRRELEIEQKELEEKWHFASLEKIFIKEEMYIDFKKYSNKETLYDYLYERFKPHKRKLIREIVDEDLQRLTQIPMIRITRFDSIKAEEQMKELDAKIATVKHHLANMTDFAVEYFKNLKKKYGVGRERKTETKQLETIIATQVVMANEKLYMNRAEGFVGTSLKKDEFVTDCSDLDDIIAFTKEGKMKVFKVSDKTFVGKDIVHIAIFKKNDERTTYNMIYRDGPKGITFMKRFNVTGVTREKEYDLTKGTPGSNVYWFTVNPNGESEKVIVHLRAVAGLRKLEIDVDFGEMEIKARGSVGNIVTKYTVNKVTLKEKGVSTLEGEDYWFDEGTHRLNKEERGTYIGKFSGDDKILTVTSKGFYKLYTYDVLNHFDDDIIMIEKYNPHVTLTCIYYDGVSKAYFTKRFEPEVTTNKTLIITENEASRIELITGQILPVVEVKFAKEKGNEIPDETLNMVEFSPMVNMKAKGKKLSSYKVKEISLREPEEIKLARKFLKADESDKTGLSPMELHRRAMDKLNKDNAKDFLDGDGQITFEF; this comes from the coding sequence ATGAGTGACATTTTTGAAGGAGCGGATAACGAGAATCATCATGAGGTAGATAACATTACCCACGTAAGTGGCATGTTTAAAAACTGGTTCATTGATTATGCGTCGTACGTAATTCTTGAGCGTGCGGTTCCGGCTATGGAAGACGGTTTAAAACCGGTTCAGAGACGAATTTTGCATAGCATGTGGGAGTTGGAGGATGGTAGGTACAACAAGGTGGCTAACCTGATTGGGAATACCATGAAGTATCACCCACATGGCGACGCCAGTATTGGCGATGCTTTGGTGGCTATTGGGCAAAAGGACCTTTTAATTGACATGCAGGGTAACTGGGGTAACATTTTAACCGGAGATAGCGCCGCTGCTCCACGTTATATTGAGGCCCGTTTATCAAAGTTTGGTCAGGAAGTTATTTTTAATCCAAAAACAACCAACTGGGGAATGAGTTACGATGGCCGTAACAAAGAGCCTATCACACTTCCTGTCAAATTTCCGTTAGTGCTTGCTCATGGCGTAGAAGGGATTGCTGTTGGTTTGGCTACCAAAATATTGCCGCACAATTTTAACGAATTAATTGACGCTTCTATCCAGATTCTTCGTGGAAAAAAGGCTGTTATTTTTCCGGATTTTATTACCGGCGGAATTGCCGACTTTAGCGATTATAAAGACGGATTGCGTGGTGGAAAAGTTAAAATCCGCGCTCGCATAAAAGAACTTAATGCTAAAACACTCATCATTTCTGAAATTCCTTTTGGAACTACAACCGGAACTTTAATCGATTCGATACTTGCGGCCAACGAAAAAGGGAAAATCAAGATTAAAAAAGTTGAAGACAATACTTCAGAGAATGTAGAGATTTTAATTCATCTGCAACCTGGTATTTCTCCTGATAAAACCATTGATGCGCTTTACGCTTTCACAAATTGCGAAATGGGCATTTCTCCAAATGCCTGTATCATTGAGCATGAGAAGCCTCGTTTTGTTGGGGTTAGCGAGATCTTAAAGATTTCCACACACCAAACACTCGAATTATTAAGACGTGAATTAGAAATCGAGCAAAAAGAACTCGAGGAAAAATGGCACTTCGCGTCGCTGGAAAAAATATTTATTAAAGAAGAGATGTATATCGACTTTAAGAAATACTCTAATAAAGAAACTTTATACGACTACTTATACGAGCGCTTTAAACCGCACAAACGTAAACTCATTCGTGAAATTGTAGACGAAGATCTTCAGCGTTTAACGCAGATCCCGATGATACGTATTACCCGTTTTGACAGTATTAAAGCGGAAGAACAAATGAAAGAACTGGATGCAAAAATAGCTACAGTAAAACATCATTTGGCAAACATGACGGATTTTGCAGTGGAATACTTCAAAAATCTTAAAAAGAAATACGGTGTAGGAAGAGAGCGCAAAACAGAAACCAAACAGTTAGAAACCATTATCGCAACGCAGGTCGTAATGGCTAATGAAAAACTCTACATGAATCGTGCGGAAGGTTTTGTGGGGACGAGTTTGAAAAAGGATGAGTTTGTTACCGACTGTTCTGATCTTGACGATATTATTGCCTTTACGAAAGAGGGAAAAATGAAAGTTTTTAAAGTGTCTGATAAAACTTTTGTTGGAAAAGACATCGTGCACATCGCTATCTTTAAAAAGAACGATGAGCGTACAACTTACAATATGATTTATCGCGACGGACCTAAAGGCATTACCTTTATGAAACGTTTTAATGTAACAGGGGTTACACGCGAAAAGGAATATGATCTTACCAAAGGAACGCCCGGTTCAAACGTGTATTGGTTTACCGTAAATCCAAATGGTGAAAGTGAAAAAGTAATAGTTCACTTACGTGCCGTAGCAGGCTTGCGTAAACTTGAAATTGATGTTGATTTTGGAGAGATGGAAATTAAGGCGCGTGGTTCTGTTGGAAACATTGTAACGAAATACACAGTTAATAAAGTAACTCTGAAAGAAAAAGGAGTTTCCACTTTAGAAGGAGAAGATTATTGGTTTGATGAGGGCACGCATCGCCTGAATAAAGAAGAGCGCGGAACTTATATTGGTAAATTTAGCGGCGATGATAAGATCTTAACGGTTACCAGCAAAGGATTTTATAAGCTTTATACTTACGATGTTTTAAATCATTTTGATGACGACATCATTATGATTGAAAAATACAATCCTCATGTTACTTTAACTTGTATTTACTACGACGGTGTAAGCAAAGCATATTTCACCAAACGTTTTGAACCGGAAGTAACGACTAACAAAACACTTATTATTACTGAAAATGAAGCTTCACGTATTGAACTCATAACCGGACAAATTCTTCCAGTAGTAGAAGTAAAATTCGCGAAAGAAAAAGGGAATGAAATTCCGGATGAAACTTTAAATATGGTAGAGTTTAGCCCGATGGTAAACATGAAGGCCAAAGGAAAAAAATTAAGCTCTTACAAGGTGAAAGAAATTAGTTTAAGAGAACCTGAAGAAATAAAATTGGCGCGTAAATTTTTAAAAGCGGATGAAAGTGATAAAACGGGATTATCTCCGATGGAACTTCACCGCAGGGCAATGGATAAGCTGAATAAAGATAACGCGAAGGATTTTTTGGATGGTGATGGCCAGATAACTTTTGAATTTTAG